In one window of Gemmatimonadota bacterium DNA:
- a CDS encoding V-type ATP synthase subunit A, with product MRRVTGTLVEAAPLPDVGLYELAVVGHQRLLGEVIRLEGDLATLQVYEDTNGLATGEPVVPTGRSLEIELGPGLLGSILDGLGRPLPDLARTHGDFLPAGAEAATLDPARRWDFTPVVAAGAAVSAGDLLGTVEERPGFQHRILVPPGTAGVVATVASGPLTIREPAVTLGDGTPLYLSHRWRVRQPRPVAERLGDERPFLTGQRIFDFLFPVAEGGTVAVPGGFGTGKTVIEQSLAKWADADIIVYIGCGERGNEMAEVLSEFPELADPRTGRSLMDRTIMVVNTSNMPVAAREASVYLGMTLAEYYRDQGCRVALMADSLSRWAEALREISARLAEMPGEEGYPTYLASRLGTFYERAGRVRCQGAPERTGALTLITAISPPGGDFSEPVTQACLRVAGAVWALDPSLAHQRHFPAVDWETSYSEYLARTQPWFEREGGAGWGAARRRLVELLQRGRELKEIAALVGPDALQDEDRLILESARLLRELVLAQSAYSATDASSPVGKTLALARLGLALHDAAAAATAAGRPLERLDLTGARRALAALRDAGPADWPGLVAGAEVAVREVAGREGGP from the coding sequence ATCCGCCGGGTCACCGGCACGCTCGTGGAGGCGGCGCCCCTTCCCGATGTGGGCCTCTATGAGCTGGCCGTGGTGGGCCACCAGCGGCTGCTCGGCGAGGTGATCCGCCTCGAGGGCGACCTCGCCACCCTGCAGGTGTACGAGGACACCAACGGGCTCGCCACCGGCGAGCCGGTGGTGCCCACGGGGCGCTCGCTCGAGATCGAGCTCGGCCCCGGCCTGCTCGGGTCCATCCTCGACGGCCTGGGACGGCCGCTGCCCGACCTGGCCCGCACCCACGGCGACTTCCTCCCCGCCGGCGCCGAGGCCGCCACCCTCGACCCGGCGCGCCGCTGGGACTTCACCCCGGTGGTCGCGGCCGGCGCCGCGGTGTCCGCCGGCGACCTGCTCGGCACCGTGGAGGAGCGCCCCGGCTTCCAGCACCGCATCCTCGTCCCGCCCGGCACCGCCGGTGTCGTGGCCACGGTCGCCAGCGGGCCGCTCACCATCCGGGAGCCGGCGGTCACCCTGGGGGATGGCACGCCGCTCTACCTCTCCCACCGGTGGCGGGTGCGGCAGCCCCGCCCGGTGGCCGAGCGGCTCGGGGACGAGCGCCCGTTCCTCACCGGGCAGCGGATCTTCGACTTCCTCTTCCCGGTGGCCGAGGGCGGCACGGTGGCGGTCCCGGGCGGGTTCGGCACCGGGAAGACCGTCATCGAGCAGTCGCTGGCCAAGTGGGCCGACGCCGACATCATCGTCTACATCGGCTGCGGCGAGCGGGGCAACGAGATGGCGGAGGTGCTGAGCGAGTTCCCCGAGCTCGCCGATCCGCGCACCGGGCGCTCGCTGATGGACCGGACCATCATGGTGGTGAACACCTCCAACATGCCGGTGGCGGCGCGCGAGGCGTCGGTGTACCTGGGGATGACGCTGGCCGAGTACTACCGCGACCAGGGCTGCCGGGTGGCGCTCATGGCCGACAGCCTCTCCCGCTGGGCCGAGGCGCTGCGCGAGATCAGCGCCCGCCTGGCGGAGATGCCCGGCGAGGAAGGCTATCCGACCTACCTCGCCAGCCGGCTCGGCACCTTCTACGAGCGCGCCGGGCGGGTCCGCTGCCAGGGCGCGCCGGAGCGGACCGGTGCGCTCACCCTCATCACCGCCATCTCCCCGCCGGGCGGCGACTTCTCCGAGCCGGTGACGCAGGCCTGCCTGCGGGTGGCGGGCGCCGTCTGGGCCCTCGATCCGTCGCTGGCGCACCAGCGGCACTTCCCCGCCGTCGACTGGGAGACGAGCTACTCCGAGTACCTCGCGCGCACCCAACCCTGGTTCGAGCGGGAGGGGGGCGCGGGGTGGGGCGCGGCGCGGCGGCGGCTGGTGGAGCTGCTGCAGCGGGGCCGCGAACTCAAGGAGATCGCGGCGCTGGTGGGTCCGGATGCGCTGCAGGACGAGGACCGCCTCATCCTCGAGTCGGCGCGGCTGCTGCGCGAGCTGGTGCTGGCGCAGAGCGCCTACAGCGCCACCGACGCCTCCTCCCCGGTGGGCAAGACCCTGGCACTGGCGCGGCTGGGCCTCGCGCTGCACGACGCCGCCGCCGCTGCCACGGCCGCGGGCCGCCCGCTCGAGCGGCTCGACCTGACGGGGGCGCGCCGGGCGCTGGCGGCGCTGCGCGACGCCGGCCCGGCCGACTGGCCGGGGCTGGTGGCGGGCGCCGAGGTGGCGGTGCGGGAGGTGGCGGGACGTGAGGGGGGCCCATGA
- a CDS encoding V-type ATP synthase subunit F, whose amino-acid sequence MALARTAGAMALAAARQLGGGWRGFVREAIDLDNLRTALLLVGRGGDLLPASLFLPGGEALTLEGCTRIAAAAPDQVAALLPRVLAATTLAPLLPPEIGDPATLERDLADRRRQAWQRRARRDPLGAAPVVSYLLSPPRGGGLPAAGGLGRGARRAAPPARPRGGAAMSYAVRVLCRPAVATGLALTGLRPVEAETSGQALNRVLALAADPDTGVLLVEDTLHELLPPEVRRELARRPLPLLVPFPGPRWSPAEEGMDRYISDLLRQAIGYRVRLK is encoded by the coding sequence GTGGCCCTGGCCCGCACGGCGGGCGCGATGGCCCTCGCGGCCGCGCGCCAGCTCGGGGGCGGCTGGCGCGGGTTCGTGCGCGAGGCGATCGACCTCGACAACCTGCGCACCGCCCTGCTCCTTGTCGGACGCGGCGGCGACCTGCTCCCCGCCTCGCTCTTCCTGCCCGGTGGCGAGGCGCTCACGCTCGAGGGCTGCACCCGCATCGCCGCCGCCGCGCCCGACCAGGTCGCGGCGCTGCTGCCGCGGGTGCTCGCCGCAACCACGCTGGCCCCGCTGCTCCCGCCCGAGATCGGCGACCCGGCCACCCTGGAGCGCGACCTCGCCGACCGGCGCCGCCAGGCCTGGCAGCGCCGCGCCCGACGCGATCCGCTCGGCGCCGCACCGGTGGTCAGCTACCTGCTGTCCCCTCCGCGCGGAGGTGGTCTTCCTGCAGCGGGCGGTCTGGGGCGTGGCGCTCGGCGCGCCGCCCCCCCGGCGCGACCACGCGGCGGGGCCGCCATGAGCTACGCCGTGCGCGTGCTCTGCCGGCCGGCGGTGGCCACCGGCCTGGCCCTCACCGGCCTCCGCCCCGTCGAGGCGGAGACCTCGGGCCAGGCGCTCAACCGGGTGCTGGCGCTCGCCGCCGACCCCGACACCGGCGTCCTCCTCGTGGAAGACACCCTGCACGAGCTGCTCCCGCCCGAGGTGCGCCGCGAGCTGGCCCGGCGGCCGCTGCCGCTGCTGGTGCCCTTTCCGGGACCGCGCTGGAGCCCGGCGGAGGAAGGCATGGACCGCTACATCTCCGACCTGCTGCGGCAGGCCATCGGCTACCGGGTACGGCTCAAGTGA